The Planctomycetaceae bacterium genome segment TTGATGCGAGCTTTGATCCAAAACTCAAATGGATTGTTGACACCGATTTCTACATCAGAGTCCTTTGCAAACATAAGTTTATTTATTCTTCAAGCCCCCTGCTTTGTATTACAACAGGAACTGCTCAACAGGTAACAGGTGAATGCTGCAATAACAAACAAGTTGAGCTATTTGAGTATATCTATGTTTCAGGAAAATTAAAGTCAGCTTTCCCCAATTTTCGACGAATCTGGTTTTTCGCAAAGTTATTTAAAAAATATCATATTTTAACTTTCAAAGATATTTACGATGTCGATAACTCCCGCTGCATAAATGCGAAAGAGGTTACTATTGCATTGTTATTAAATAAAATTATTTTTTATGGCGAGAGAATTACACAATATCCAAGGAAAATCTTAAGACATTCGTCACGCATTATGAAATCGAAGAAGAATATTTTTGATTTAATCCGTTTAGTTATAGCGGCTTTCGTCTCGAAAAAATATTTTTATTTTAAATCATATTCTCAATGCGGAGAAGATTTGATTGTAAGCTATATACTTAAAAATTATCTTAAAATCGAATTTCCATCCTATCTTGATATTGGTACGAATGACCCTGTGCATTTTAATAACACTTATTATTTTTATCGGGCAAATTCCAAAGGGGTATGCATCGAACCTAATCCTGAATTATTTAAAAAAATCAAAAAAATTCGTCCCAAAGATATTTGCTTGAATGTTGGGATAGGCTCCAAGAATATAAAATCCGCTGATTTTTACGTTCTGTCAAGTGATACGCTTAGCTCGTTCTCCAAAGATGAAGCTGAAAGGCTGTGTACTTTACATGCACAAAAATCTGAAAAGATTCTCAAAATTCCTGTTGTAAATATAAACGAGATTATCGAAAAATATTTTGAAAAAACGCCAAATTTTGTTTCTATCGATACCGAAGGGATGGATTTGGAGATACTTAATGCAATAAATTTTTTAAAGTTCAGGCCTGAAGTTTTTTGCATTGAAACCCTTACATACGTTGAAGATAAGTCGGAGCGCAAAATAAACGAAATATCCTCGTTTATGAAAGACAATGGTTATGTTATATACGCCGATACATACATTAATACAATTTATGTTGATGAGAACGCATGGAAAAAACGATAAAAAATGATTTAAAACTCCATCTTGGTTGCGGCGAAATTTATATTGATGGATATACTAATATTGATTTTCCAAACAGTGAACATACGGTTCAACATGTCAAAGCTGATAAATATGCTGATATAACTAAACTGGATTTCCCCAAAAATTCTGTTGAAGAAATACGATTGCATCATGTTTTTGAACATTTCTCAAGACCTGTCGCGCTCGCTTTAATTTGTAAGTGGCGAGATTGGCTAAAACCGGGTGGTTTGCTTAGAATTGAAACTCCTGATGTTATGAAGGGATTTACAAAAATGGTACTGCCATGGATTTCCCGCGATGCGAAGCAGCAAATAATGCGTCATATTTTTGGCTCTCATGAAGCCGATTGGGCGATTCATAAGGATGGATGGTACAGGGTAAAATTTAAAAATACTTTAACAGCATTGGGATTTAAAAAACTGATATTTAAAAAATCAAGGTGGCAGTCGCTAAATAATATTGAAGTGCGAGCTTATAAAGGTGATATGGAAATGTCATTTTTAAATTACAAGGAAATCGTACAGACTCTTCTGAAAAAAAGTTGTATTACAATTCGTAGAAAACGCTTATCCGGCAGTGAACTTCAAATGCTTGATGTATGGCTGGAGATATTCGAAAAAACATACAAAAATTTATAATTACTGCTCTTCTGCTAAATGGATAATCAAAAAATTGAATCAAGACTTCCGCTTGTAAGCATTATATTGCCGGTCTATAATGGAATGCCCTATCTTGAATCATCAATTAAAAGCATACGGACTCAGACTTATAGAAATTTTGAACTAATTATTGTTAATGATGGTTCAAAAGATAATTCAATGAATTTTTTGCGAGATATAAAAGATTCAAGAATCAGGCTTTTTGAGCAGGAAAACATGGGATTGGCAGCCACTCTGAATAAAGGGATCGGTTATTCTAAAGGTGAATTTATTGCCAGGCACGATCAGGATGATATCTCATTGCCTTTAAGGCTGGAAAAACAAGTTGCTTTTTTAATAAACAACCACGATTATGCTTTAGTAGGAACCTGGGCCTCAATAATTAATAATGATGGAGAAACTGGTCGTGCTCATTTGCATCCAGCTGAAAATATTCAGCTTCAGTTTGAAT includes the following:
- a CDS encoding class I SAM-dependent methyltransferase, with product MEKTIKNDLKLHLGCGEIYIDGYTNIDFPNSEHTVQHVKADKYADITKLDFPKNSVEEIRLHHVFEHFSRPVALALICKWRDWLKPGGLLRIETPDVMKGFTKMVLPWISRDAKQQIMRHIFGSHEADWAIHKDGWYRVKFKNTLTALGFKKLIFKKSRWQSLNNIEVRAYKGDMEMSFLNYKEIVQTLLKKSCITIRRKRLSGSELQMLDVWLEIFEKTYKNL
- a CDS encoding FkbM family methyltransferase, giving the protein MPKVSVCIPAYNQPELLRKTLNSVITQSFENYEIIVTDDSTDDRVERLIKEFSPNPNIRYYKNEKPKGSPQNWNYAVSLATGEYIKLMHHDDWFENQNSLCEFVRLLDSNPKADFAFSACLAKDLDDTLKFVHKPNPEQIKKLHDNPDILFFGNFIGSPSTTIFRKKIDASFDPKLKWIVDTDFYIRVLCKHKFIYSSSPLLCITTGTAQQVTGECCNNKQVELFEYIYVSGKLKSAFPNFRRIWFFAKLFKKYHILTFKDIYDVDNSRCINAKEVTIALLLNKIIFYGERITQYPRKILRHSSRIMKSKKNIFDLIRLVIAAFVSKKYFYFKSYSQCGEDLIVSYILKNYLKIEFPSYLDIGTNDPVHFNNTYYFYRANSKGVCIEPNPELFKKIKKIRPKDICLNVGIGSKNIKSADFYVLSSDTLSSFSKDEAERLCTLHAQKSEKILKIPVVNINEIIEKYFEKTPNFVSIDTEGMDLEILNAINFLKFRPEVFCIETLTYVEDKSERKINEISSFMKDNGYVIYADTYINTIYVDENAWKKR